In Companilactobacillus allii, one genomic interval encodes:
- a CDS encoding helix-hairpin-helix domain-containing protein — MDKILDYIYENKILTILVVGLISLGLFHYLFQKPTTMPSNDNAQVKSSEVLPVESKKEGTEKNIKGKKEPEFVMVDVQGAVKSPGVYRMKNTSIVKDAINLAGGVNDDAELKQINQAQHVTDEMQISVPSVGEVPQNSPMQSSPSKTSKVNINTATVDDFQNVSGIGPKKAEKIIDYRTQNGNFEVLEDLTKVSGIGDKTLESLSDQLTI; from the coding sequence ATGGATAAAATTTTGGATTACATTTATGAGAATAAAATATTAACGATATTAGTTGTTGGGTTGATAAGCTTAGGATTATTTCATTATCTGTTTCAAAAACCCACTACAATGCCATCAAATGATAATGCTCAGGTTAAATCAAGTGAGGTCTTGCCTGTGGAGTCAAAAAAGGAAGGAACTGAAAAGAATATCAAAGGTAAAAAAGAACCTGAATTTGTGATGGTCGATGTTCAAGGTGCTGTTAAATCACCAGGAGTTTATAGAATGAAGAACACATCTATAGTGAAGGATGCTATCAATCTCGCTGGAGGTGTAAACGATGATGCTGAATTAAAACAAATCAACCAGGCTCAACATGTAACCGATGAGATGCAAATTTCTGTCCCTAGTGTAGGTGAAGTACCTCAGAATTCTCCTATGCAGTCTAGTCCTAGTAAGACCAGTAAAGTTAACATAAACACTGCTACAGTGGATGATTTTCAAAATGTGTCCGGAATTGGACCTAAAAAGGCTGAAAAAATAATAGATTACCGTACACAAAATGGTAATTTTGAAGTATTAGAAGATTTAACTAAAGTTTCAGGGATAGGTGATAAGACTTTAGAATCATTGAGTGATCAATTAACAATATGA
- a CDS encoding FtsW/RodA/SpoVE family cell cycle protein translates to MEKLRKIDLWIVIPYILLLGIGVVMVYSASFYNAMMNGGSSSQYLIKQGIFAVMGLILCLLFFMLKEKLFKKQGFVVIFLGGLTILPLGLLIVKGVINPASRINGASAWINLKFFNYQPLEMAKLSLVLYLALFLTNKQAKLMAKQTGKTVWKEIQQPVITIMFMIGLVLFEPDMGGAAILGFITLILISASTIPFKYIWRFNGGLVGLFTLAIVSIVKFQPSFIVKNYQYARVLAMQHPFQLERTSGAQLVNSFYAISNGGIFGVGLGNSIQKRGYLPEPHTDFILAIISEELGLVGDIVVLGLIFLIVSRMILLGIRSKSNYNSLVYYGIATMLLSQTILNVGGLLGLVPLTGVTLPFISYGGSSMLVLSMGLGIVLNLEATAKFSKEK, encoded by the coding sequence GTGGAAAAATTAAGAAAAATAGATTTATGGATTGTAATTCCGTACATCCTACTTCTTGGTATTGGTGTAGTTATGGTTTACTCCGCAAGTTTCTATAATGCTATGATGAATGGTGGTAGTTCTAGCCAATATTTGATCAAACAAGGAATATTTGCTGTAATGGGTTTGATTCTTTGCTTGTTATTTTTTATGCTTAAAGAAAAGCTTTTTAAAAAGCAAGGATTCGTTGTCATTTTTCTAGGAGGATTAACCATACTTCCACTTGGCCTTTTAATTGTTAAGGGAGTTATAAATCCGGCTAGTAGAATAAATGGTGCTTCTGCTTGGATCAACTTGAAGTTCTTTAATTATCAACCCTTAGAAATGGCGAAGTTATCATTGGTTTTGTATTTGGCTTTATTTTTAACTAACAAACAAGCAAAATTAATGGCTAAACAAACCGGAAAGACGGTTTGGAAAGAAATTCAACAACCCGTAATAACAATTATGTTTATGATTGGATTAGTATTATTTGAACCTGATATGGGTGGTGCGGCAATTCTTGGTTTTATAACTTTGATTTTAATTTCGGCATCTACAATACCGTTTAAATACATTTGGAGATTCAACGGCGGACTTGTGGGATTATTCACTTTAGCGATAGTATCAATTGTTAAATTTCAACCGTCTTTTATCGTTAAAAATTATCAATATGCCAGAGTCTTAGCTATGCAGCATCCTTTTCAATTGGAGCGAACATCTGGTGCACAACTGGTTAATTCGTTTTATGCGATAAGTAACGGTGGAATATTTGGAGTTGGATTAGGTAACAGTATTCAAAAACGTGGTTATCTTCCAGAACCACATACTGATTTTATTTTGGCTATTATTAGTGAGGAATTAGGATTAGTCGGTGATATCGTTGTTTTAGGACTGATTTTTTTAATAGTTTCTCGAATGATACTCTTAGGTATAAGATCAAAAAGTAATTATAATTCTTTGGTTTATTATGGTATTGCAACCATGCTTTTATCACAGACTATTTTGAACGTTGGTGGTTTATTAGGATTGGTTCCACTTACAGGTGTTACCTTGCCGTTTATTAGTTATGGTGGTTCTAGTATGCTGGTATTATCAATGGGATTAGGAATTGTTCTTAATCTTGAAGCAACTGCAAAATTTTCAAAAGAAAAATAA
- a CDS encoding inositol monophosphatase family protein: MEITAKTIDKFVVNILEEVGNSLIIDTTKDKLVDTKRDRNDLVTNFDKSTEKFIVSMIKEGYPNSTIVSEEGFGDDVKNMDGLVFFVDPIDGTMNFVKRGDDFASMIGVYLDGKPFVGGIIDVMQKRVFHGGPELGIYCNDKKLPNPQNKSLREGLIDISARMVLSDWLNTKEIVKNSSGLRVYGSAGIIFEHLLLGKEVMYMSYLAPWDLAAGRVLCEGAGLQVTSVDDTPVNMLKSQVVIAGTQKVVSEVLKTVKNCD; the protein is encoded by the coding sequence ATGGAAATAACAGCCAAAACAATTGATAAATTCGTTGTAAATATTTTAGAAGAGGTTGGTAACAGCCTGATTATTGATACAACAAAGGATAAATTGGTTGATACTAAACGTGATCGGAATGATTTAGTAACTAATTTTGACAAATCGACTGAGAAGTTTATTGTTTCTATGATTAAAGAGGGATATCCAAATTCTACTATTGTCAGTGAAGAGGGATTTGGTGACGATGTTAAAAATATGGATGGACTAGTATTTTTTGTCGATCCCATTGATGGAACAATGAATTTTGTTAAACGTGGTGATGATTTCGCCTCGATGATCGGTGTTTATTTAGATGGCAAACCTTTTGTTGGTGGAATTATTGACGTTATGCAAAAAAGAGTTTTTCATGGAGGACCAGAATTGGGAATTTATTGTAATGATAAAAAATTGCCTAATCCTCAAAATAAATCCTTACGTGAAGGTTTGATCGATATTAGTGCGCGAATGGTACTCAGTGATTGGCTCAATACTAAAGAAATCGTAAAGAACAGTAGTGGCCTTAGAGTGTACGGTAGTGCGGGAATTATCTTTGAACATTTATTGTTAGGAAAAGAAGTAATGTACATGTCATATTTGGCTCCGTGGGATTTAGCGGCTGGACGAGTATTGTGTGAAGGTGCAGGTTTACAGGTCACAAGTGTTGACGATACCCCTGTAAATATGCTAAAATCACAAGTCGTAATAGCTGGCACACAGAAAGTAGTTTCTGAAGTGCTTAAGACGGTTAAAAATTGTGACTGA
- a CDS encoding DNA internalization-related competence protein ComEC/Rec2, whose product MIKDLLIFPALIGCLAVALVFNTHEYALLLLMILIFIRIILLKNVKLLLLALIVGGFMTGYAQFQLHSIPRIPDNVTKLYIASDDIKVSGDLLSSIASDDKQKFKVYYRIPDEREKRFWTNLNNVVEVRIKTKNIETIKEARNPGEFDYAKYLQHRKIYYGITIDKFEQTNIKTNLSIKDKINVLRIHLIQKFNKLPKWLKIHAHSLLLGYNDNADENLFSNLSTLGIIHLFSLSGLHVLIFLSIFRKICSFLRITREFVDLSMLFMLPLYGILVGSKPGIWRAIILAIVGIILQKMNITCSKTDIFGLTIFFCLLLNPYSLMDMGGQLSFLLSFSLLFINSGNVIVQTLKINLVSLPLILFKTYQFSWLILLANLVFVPIFEYIILPVTLISAIFVESGMLFWNLFNNLFDRIYSMIALFSSNDTYSLITGTLPVAIVFILTFVALFIIESKFLINRYLVSYLIILCFAIFLNKHPISGQVSIIDVGQGDSILITTPLNRKTYLVDTGGKLDFPKKEWQKRKQLNQVEVSTIPYLKQHGISKIDKVFLSHKDVDHIGNLETLIKKFPVDEIDFGTGLEENFRIYQIIKDNPKIKFNKFHTGDRFRDGNIDWNIIWPKDKSIGENGDSLTILANIQGNNWLFTGDLDIEGEKKILASQKFDVDYLKVGHHGSKTSSGYDFIKSISPKMALISAGVNNRYGHPNKETIETLDKLHVPHMNTAEYGMITWYYYPFSNKNKITTFLKGEVVEDSRINTKAK is encoded by the coding sequence ATGATAAAGGACCTGTTAATATTTCCGGCTCTAATTGGTTGTTTAGCTGTTGCGTTGGTGTTTAATACGCATGAATATGCATTACTTTTATTGATGATTTTAATTTTTATCAGAATTATATTGCTGAAAAATGTCAAATTGTTACTTTTGGCACTGATCGTTGGTGGATTCATGACTGGATATGCACAGTTTCAGTTACATTCCATTCCTAGAATTCCAGATAATGTAACTAAGTTGTATATAGCATCTGACGATATAAAGGTATCTGGTGATTTATTGTCAAGCATAGCATCCGATGATAAACAAAAATTTAAAGTTTACTATCGTATACCAGATGAACGTGAAAAAAGATTCTGGACAAATTTGAATAATGTTGTTGAAGTCAGGATCAAAACAAAAAATATTGAAACGATAAAAGAAGCAAGAAATCCTGGTGAATTTGACTATGCCAAATATTTACAACACAGAAAAATATATTACGGTATTACAATCGATAAATTTGAACAAACAAATATTAAGACAAATTTATCTATAAAAGATAAGATAAATGTTTTACGAATACATCTAATTCAAAAATTCAACAAACTTCCTAAATGGTTAAAAATACATGCTCATAGTTTGTTGCTGGGATACAACGATAATGCAGATGAAAATCTCTTTAGTAATTTAAGTACGTTGGGGATCATTCATCTCTTTAGTTTATCTGGGTTACATGTACTGATTTTTCTTTCAATATTCAGAAAGATATGTTCATTTTTACGAATAACAAGAGAATTTGTAGATCTTTCTATGTTATTTATGCTGCCACTTTATGGGATACTGGTTGGATCAAAGCCAGGCATTTGGAGAGCAATCATTCTGGCAATTGTAGGTATTATTCTCCAAAAAATGAATATTACTTGTAGTAAAACTGATATTTTTGGTCTAACTATATTTTTTTGTTTATTACTAAATCCATATTCTTTGATGGATATGGGAGGACAATTGAGCTTTTTACTATCATTTTCCTTGTTATTTATTAATAGTGGCAACGTTATTGTACAAACCTTAAAAATCAATTTAGTTAGCCTACCTTTGATTTTATTTAAAACTTACCAATTCAGCTGGCTTATATTACTTGCCAATTTAGTATTTGTCCCGATATTTGAGTATATAATTTTACCGGTGACACTTATTTCAGCTATTTTTGTTGAAAGTGGGATGTTATTTTGGAATTTATTCAATAATTTGTTCGATAGGATTTATAGTATGATTGCCTTATTTTCAAGCAATGATACATATTCTCTTATTACTGGGACTCTTCCAGTAGCGATAGTATTTATTCTAACGTTTGTCGCACTTTTTATTATTGAAAGTAAATTTCTTATAAACAGGTATCTGGTATCTTATTTAATTATTTTGTGTTTTGCTATATTTCTTAATAAGCATCCCATTAGCGGACAAGTGTCAATAATTGATGTTGGTCAAGGGGATAGTATATTGATTACTACACCTTTAAATCGTAAAACTTACTTAGTTGATACGGGTGGGAAATTAGATTTTCCAAAAAAGGAATGGCAAAAGAGAAAACAATTGAATCAAGTTGAGGTTTCGACTATTCCGTACTTGAAGCAACATGGTATAAGTAAAATTGACAAGGTATTTTTATCACACAAAGATGTAGATCATATTGGCAATTTAGAAACGTTGATTAAAAAATTTCCAGTTGATGAAATTGATTTTGGAACTGGTTTAGAAGAAAACTTTAGGATATATCAAATTATAAAAGATAATCCTAAAATTAAATTTAATAAATTTCATACAGGAGACAGATTTAGGGATGGTAATATTGATTGGAATATCATTTGGCCAAAAGATAAGTCAATTGGAGAAAATGGTGACTCGTTAACAATTTTAGCTAATATCCAGGGTAATAATTGGTTATTTACGGGGGATTTAGATATTGAAGGTGAAAAAAAGATATTGGCTAGTCAAAAATTTGATGTAGATTATTTAAAAGTTGGTCATCACGGATCTAAAACTTCTAGTGGATATGACTTTATAAAAAGTATTTCACCAAAAATGGCCTTGATATCTGCTGGCGTCAATAATCGTTATGGCCACCCTAATAAGGAAACAATTGAGACCTTAGATAAATTGCATGTCCCTCATATGAATACGGCTGAATATGGTATGATTACTTGGTATTATTATCCATTTAGTAATAAAAATAAGATAACAACTTTTTTAAAGGGTGAAGTAGTTGAAGATAGCAGAATTAACACAAAAGCTAAATAG
- the holA gene encoding DNA polymerase III subunit delta, protein MKIAELTQKLNSNNIDNVYLVTGNEQVFIKQIKELFRNLMSPEEQDMNFSSFDLEESSLEDMINEAISAPFFGERRLVFVDRPYFMSSQKTKNAVEQNPDLLIRYIQNPTPSTILVIFATYDKLDARKKVVKQLKKLATNVDASQMDSYLLVRTVKADLKRSGYEINQDALELLINKTKSNYSQIINQMDKLKIYALKSKKIDIKAVNELVPQSLDDDIFDLMNQILNKNIYQAEELYSQFLLQKIDPILLVAIIMSQLRILIQTKVLSSRGLTEGTIAKNLKVNPYRVKMTLKQGQNIQLGQLTEMFDAIVNLDYQIKSGQGDKELLFDLFIAKYA, encoded by the coding sequence TTGAAGATAGCAGAATTAACACAAAAGCTAAATAGTAACAATATTGATAATGTTTATTTGGTGACAGGAAATGAACAGGTATTTATAAAACAAATTAAAGAACTTTTTAGAAATTTGATGTCGCCTGAAGAACAAGATATGAATTTTTCTAGTTTTGATTTGGAAGAGTCATCATTAGAAGATATGATAAATGAAGCTATTTCAGCTCCTTTCTTTGGTGAACGAAGGCTAGTCTTTGTCGATAGACCATATTTTATGTCATCACAAAAAACTAAGAATGCAGTAGAACAGAATCCTGATTTATTAATACGTTATATTCAAAATCCAACACCATCGACAATATTGGTTATATTTGCGACATATGACAAATTAGATGCGCGTAAAAAAGTAGTTAAGCAATTAAAGAAGCTTGCAACCAATGTAGATGCAAGCCAAATGGATAGTTACCTATTAGTTCGTACAGTTAAAGCTGATTTGAAGAGATCTGGGTATGAAATAAATCAAGATGCGTTAGAATTATTGATTAATAAAACTAAGTCAAATTACTCACAAATCATAAATCAAATGGATAAATTAAAAATCTATGCTTTAAAATCTAAAAAGATAGATATTAAGGCTGTGAATGAGTTAGTTCCTCAGAGTTTGGATGATGATATTTTTGATTTAATGAATCAGATTTTGAATAAGAATATTTATCAAGCAGAGGAATTGTACAGTCAATTTTTACTTCAAAAAATTGATCCAATCTTGTTGGTGGCAATTATTATGTCACAATTAAGAATTCTGATCCAAACTAAAGTATTGAGCAGTCGAGGGTTAACTGAGGGCACTATTGCTAAAAATCTAAAGGTTAATCCTTATAGAGTAAAAATGACTTTAAAACAAGGTCAAAATATTCAACTAGGGCAATTAACTGAGATGTTTGATGCCATTGTTAACTTGGATTATCAAATCAAATCTGGCCAGGGTGATAAAGAGTTGTTATTTGATCTGTTTATTGCAAAATACGCCTAA
- a CDS encoding UPF0223 family protein has product MQENYSYPLNPKWTQDEIVKVIDLYRAVETAYEHGIKRDDFLQKYRLFQQVVPMKMDQKQLDKDFEFESGYSIYQVFKQCQKTSGSRKVRIYNGNNSQNN; this is encoded by the coding sequence ATGCAGGAGAATTATAGTTACCCGTTAAATCCAAAATGGACACAAGATGAAATTGTTAAAGTTATCGATTTGTATAGAGCAGTTGAGACTGCGTATGAACATGGGATTAAACGCGATGATTTCTTACAGAAGTATCGATTATTTCAGCAAGTTGTCCCAATGAAAATGGATCAGAAACAATTGGATAAAGATTTTGAGTTTGAATCTGGATATTCAATTTACCAAGTATTTAAACAGTGCCAGAAAACTTCAGGTAGTAGGAAAGTCAGGATCTATAATGGAAATAACAGCCAAAACAATTGA
- the coaD gene encoding pantetheine-phosphate adenylyltransferase, translating into MAERIGIYAGSFDPVTNGHLDIIRRSSKLFDKLIVATMTNTSKEYMFSYEEKKEFIENEIKDLSNVVVIDGSEQLTTKLAQKYHANVLVRSMRSGDDFVYEAGIASVNKVLDKNIETIFLLADVKYANISSSMIKEVAKFNGDISHLVPNSVATELTKRLRKE; encoded by the coding sequence ATGGCAGAAAGAATTGGAATATATGCTGGAAGTTTTGATCCAGTTACTAATGGACATTTGGATATTATTCGTCGCTCATCAAAGTTATTTGATAAATTGATCGTAGCAACGATGACAAACACTTCAAAAGAGTATATGTTCAGTTATGAAGAGAAGAAAGAATTCATTGAAAATGAAATTAAAGATCTCTCCAATGTTGTTGTTATAGATGGTAGTGAACAATTAACTACTAAGTTGGCACAAAAATATCATGCAAATGTTTTAGTTAGATCTATGCGTAGTGGAGACGATTTTGTCTACGAAGCAGGGATTGCTTCTGTAAATAAAGTACTCGATAAAAATATCGAGACAATTTTTTTATTGGCTGACGTAAAATATGCTAATATATCATCATCAATGATTAAAGAAGTTGCTAAATTCAATGGTGATATTAGTCATCTAGTACCTAATTCGGTAGCAACTGAATTGACAAAAAGATTGCGGAAGGAATAA
- the typA gene encoding translational GTPase TypA: MTEKRREDIRNIAIIAHVDHGKTTLVNEMLKQSDTLGEHYQIQDRAMDTNAIEKERGITILSKNTAVDYDGKKINILDTPGHADFGGEVERIMKMVDGVLLVVDAYEGTMPQTRFVLKKALEQHLTPIVVINKIDRPGARPEEVVDEVLELFIELGADDSQLDFPVIYASAINGTSSYDSDPAKQEHTMDPLFDTILKTIPAPIDNSDEPLQFQVALLDYNDYVGRIGIGRIFRGTIKIGDNVTVMKLDGSTKNFRVTKIFGFLGLDRVPVEEAKAGDLIAVSGMEDIYVGETVTPVDHEEALPLLRIDEPTLQMTFLQNDSPFAGREGTEVTARKIEERLRKQLHTDVSLKVENTDQAGSWLVSGRGELHLSILVEEMRREGFELQLSRPEVIYKNIDGVNSEPYEEVTIDTPDQYVGSVIDSMSQRKGDMTNMESTGNGQTRLIFSAPSRGLIGYSTEFLSMTGGYGIMNHTFSEYKPVVKNWEPGRRTGALVSINRGSSTTYSLQSVEDRGKLFIGAPVEVYEGMIVGESNRDQDIAVTVTKGKNLTNTRAAGKDHAAAIKTPKEMSLEQSIEFLNDDELCEVTPKSVRLRKKILDTNERKKYDKQRKMSKKA, translated from the coding sequence TTGACTGAAAAAAGAAGAGAAGATATTAGAAACATTGCCATTATCGCCCACGTTGACCACGGTAAGACTACCTTAGTTAATGAAATGCTAAAACAATCGGATACACTTGGCGAACATTACCAAATTCAAGATCGTGCTATGGATACTAACGCAATTGAAAAAGAACGTGGTATCACAATTCTTTCAAAAAATACTGCTGTTGATTATGATGGCAAGAAAATTAATATTTTGGATACACCAGGACACGCTGACTTCGGTGGTGAAGTTGAACGTATCATGAAGATGGTTGATGGTGTTTTATTAGTTGTTGATGCTTATGAAGGAACAATGCCACAAACACGTTTTGTTTTGAAGAAAGCTTTGGAACAACACCTTACACCAATCGTTGTTATCAACAAGATTGATAGACCAGGTGCTAGACCTGAAGAAGTTGTTGATGAAGTTCTTGAACTATTTATCGAATTGGGTGCTGATGATTCACAATTGGACTTCCCAGTTATCTATGCTTCAGCAATCAATGGTACATCAAGCTATGACTCAGATCCTGCAAAGCAAGAACATACTATGGATCCATTGTTTGATACTATTCTTAAGACAATTCCAGCTCCTATTGATAATTCAGACGAACCATTACAATTCCAAGTTGCTTTACTTGATTATAATGACTACGTTGGTCGTATCGGTATTGGACGTATATTCCGTGGAACAATCAAGATCGGTGATAACGTTACGGTTATGAAGCTTGATGGTTCAACTAAGAACTTCCGAGTAACTAAGATATTTGGTTTCTTAGGTCTTGATCGTGTACCAGTTGAAGAAGCTAAAGCTGGAGATTTGATCGCCGTTTCAGGTATGGAAGATATCTATGTTGGTGAGACAGTTACACCGGTTGACCATGAAGAAGCACTTCCATTACTACGTATCGATGAACCAACACTACAAATGACATTCTTACAAAACGATTCACCATTTGCTGGCCGTGAAGGTACAGAAGTTACTGCTAGAAAGATTGAAGAACGTTTAAGAAAACAACTTCATACAGATGTTTCACTAAAAGTTGAGAATACTGATCAAGCTGGTTCTTGGTTAGTTTCTGGACGTGGTGAACTTCATTTATCAATTCTTGTTGAAGAAATGCGTCGTGAAGGATTTGAGTTACAACTTTCACGTCCAGAAGTTATCTACAAGAATATCGACGGTGTTAACTCAGAACCTTATGAGGAAGTAACAATTGATACACCTGACCAATATGTTGGTTCAGTTATTGATTCTATGTCACAAAGAAAAGGTGACATGACAAACATGGAAAGTACTGGAAATGGTCAAACTAGATTGATCTTCTCAGCACCTTCACGTGGTTTGATTGGTTACTCAACAGAGTTCTTATCAATGACAGGTGGTTATGGTATTATGAACCATACATTCTCAGAATACAAACCTGTTGTTAAGAATTGGGAACCAGGTAGAAGAACTGGTGCTTTGGTTTCAATCAATAGAGGTTCATCAACAACATATAGTTTACAATCAGTTGAAGACCGTGGAAAATTATTCATTGGTGCTCCAGTTGAAGTATATGAGGGAATGATCGTTGGTGAGAGTAATCGTGATCAAGATATCGCTGTTACTGTTACAAAGGGTAAGAACCTTACTAATACACGTGCCGCTGGTAAAGATCATGCTGCTGCAATCAAGACTCCTAAGGAAATGTCACTAGAACAATCAATTGAGTTCTTAAATGACGATGAATTATGTGAAGTAACTCCTAAGAGTGTCAGATTACGTAAGAAGATCTTGGATACTAACGAACGTAAGAAGTATGACAAACAAAGAAAAATGTCTAAAAAAGCTTAA
- a CDS encoding SepM family pheromone-processing serine protease: protein MKLLKFNKTRNKILGALFIFVMVVAFFYLPTGYYLEIPGSAEATSSFVKVNGKKDKKKGDFLLTTVGIVQGSPFQLLKSMGNDFETIYSREDLMGDENSQEYFQVQQYYMKSATNNAIQAAYSAANKPFTKKYLGVYIMDVLDNSDFKGKLQIGDTINSINGYKFKNANQFINYVKKQKKTATVKISYIRDGKHKTVSGKLVKLKQTKRYGLGITLTDNTEAKGNPPTKINAGNIGGPSAGLMFTLQVYSQIANKDLKDGRIIAGTGTISPDGTVGPIGGIEKKVYAADAQGATIFFAPDDPVTKLIKKYDPTYVNNYHLAKRAAKKIHTKMKIVPVKNLNEAIKYLEKTSK, encoded by the coding sequence ATAAAGCTATTGAAATTCAATAAAACCAGAAATAAGATACTCGGTGCCTTATTTATTTTTGTCATGGTAGTTGCTTTTTTCTATTTACCAACGGGATATTATTTAGAGATACCCGGTAGTGCAGAGGCTACTTCAAGCTTTGTAAAAGTTAACGGAAAAAAAGATAAAAAGAAAGGTGACTTTCTTTTAACTACTGTTGGTATTGTTCAAGGTTCACCGTTTCAGTTATTGAAGTCGATGGGAAATGATTTTGAAACTATCTATTCTCGTGAAGATTTAATGGGGGATGAAAATAGTCAAGAATATTTCCAAGTGCAACAGTACTACATGAAGTCTGCAACTAATAATGCTATTCAGGCAGCATATTCTGCTGCTAATAAGCCATTTACTAAGAAGTATTTGGGTGTATACATAATGGATGTTTTGGATAATTCCGATTTTAAAGGGAAACTTCAAATTGGTGATACTATCAATTCCATTAATGGATATAAGTTCAAAAATGCAAATCAGTTTATAAATTATGTTAAAAAGCAAAAAAAGACTGCAACAGTTAAAATTAGTTATATCAGGGATGGTAAGCATAAAACTGTCAGCGGTAAACTTGTGAAATTGAAGCAAACTAAGCGATACGGATTAGGAATTACACTGACTGATAATACAGAGGCCAAGGGTAATCCACCTACAAAGATAAATGCTGGTAATATTGGTGGACCATCTGCAGGTTTGATGTTTACCTTGCAAGTTTATTCTCAAATTGCAAATAAGGATTTAAAAGATGGAAGAATAATTGCCGGAACCGGTACAATTTCTCCAGATGGTACTGTTGGTCCAATTGGTGGGATTGAGAAGAAAGTGTATGCCGCTGATGCACAAGGCGCAACAATCTTCTTTGCTCCAGATGATCCAGTAACCAAGTTAATTAAGAAGTATGATCCAACGTATGTAAATAATTATCATTTAGCAAAACGTGCTGCTAAGAAGATTCATACCAAGATGAAGATTGTTCCAGTAAAGAATTTGAATGAAGCAATCAAGTATTTGGAAAAGACCTCTAAGTAG
- a CDS encoding YlbG family protein produces the protein MYKKVERQAMYVWVYSMKWKKKLQHFGTVRYVSPKMKYIMLYVNSNRVAEVKKELVSKNYVKRVTMAHRKELDEHYVLKDNAERKDKLEE, from the coding sequence ATGTATAAAAAAGTGGAGCGTCAGGCTATGTACGTCTGGGTCTACTCAATGAAATGGAAAAAGAAACTTCAACACTTCGGTACCGTTAGATATGTTTCTCCAAAAATGAAATATATTATGCTTTATGTTAATTCTAATCGTGTTGCTGAAGTTAAAAAGGAATTGGTTTCTAAAAATTACGTTAAGCGTGTCACAATGGCTCACCGAAAAGAATTAGATGAACACTATGTATTAAAAGACAACGCTGAAAGAAAAGATAAATTAGAGGAGTAA
- the rsmD gene encoding 16S rRNA (guanine(966)-N(2))-methyltransferase RsmD produces the protein MKVVSGKFGGLNLKPVPGNNTRPTSAKVKEAMFSMITPYMEYGNSLDLFAGTGSLGIESVSRGYEASYLVDKAYKAINTIKENVEKTHSENQFVIMKSAATEALKKFAADGVKFDLVFLDPPYRMKITEQLIMDMIDNNLLTDNAIIVDETDYDVDLSSLENVNLIKEKKYKDTKVAIYRFGD, from the coding sequence ATGAAAGTTGTATCTGGAAAGTTTGGCGGACTGAATTTGAAACCAGTTCCCGGGAACAATACACGACCAACATCTGCAAAAGTCAAAGAAGCTATGTTCAGTATGATTACGCCATATATGGAATATGGCAATTCCTTGGATCTATTTGCAGGAACAGGTAGTCTAGGTATTGAATCAGTTTCGCGCGGTTATGAAGCCTCTTATTTAGTTGATAAGGCGTATAAAGCTATCAATACAATAAAAGAGAACGTCGAGAAGACTCATAGTGAAAATCAATTTGTAATTATGAAGTCTGCGGCCACAGAAGCTTTAAAAAAGTTTGCGGCAGACGGAGTTAAATTTGATTTGGTATTTTTAGATCCTCCATATCGAATGAAAATAACTGAACAACTTATTATGGATATGATCGATAATAATCTTTTAACTGATAATGCCATTATCGTGGATGAGACTGATTATGATGTTGATTTAAGTAGTTTAGAAAATGTTAATTTGATAAAAGAAAAGAAATATAAAGATACTAAAGTAGCTATATATAGGTTTGGAGATTAG